One genomic region from Biomphalaria glabrata chromosome 7, xgBioGlab47.1, whole genome shotgun sequence encodes:
- the LOC106067209 gene encoding ctenidin-3-like — protein MYKSVVAVLLLVAMVTANGGYGGGYGGGWGGFGGGWGGLGGGYGGKGGWGYGGGLGVGLVGIGGFGGLGGWGRGGGYGYGGGYGGGYGGGYGGGYGGGYGGGYGGYGKGAVSVLPVVGVSGGYGGYGYGGGKGYY, from the exons ATGTACAAGTCTGTTGTCGCTGTTCTTCTCTTGGTCGCCATGGTTACCGCCAATGGTGGATACGGAGGCGGTTACGGTGGAGGCTGGGGAGGATTCGGTGGAGGATGGGGAGGACTCGGTGGTGGATATGGAGGTAAAGGTGGATGGGGCTACGGTGGAGGACTTGGAGTCGGCCTTGTTGGTATTGGCGGATTCGGTGGACTCGGCGGATGGGGACGTGGCGGCGGATACGGATACGGAGGTGGATACGGAGGCGGATATGGTGGTGGATACGGTGGTGGATACGGAGGTGGATACGGAGGCGGCTATGGTGGATACGGCAAAGGTGCTGTCAGCGTTTTGCCCGTTGTTGGAGTCAGTGGTGGCTATGGAGGCTACGGATATG GTGGAGGCAAAGGTTACTACTAG